The DNA window CCCGCCGTCGCGCAGATAATCGATCAGCTGGCCGACATTCATATGTTCGGGCACCGCGACCAGATCGCGCTGCATGATGCGGCCTGCGGATTCTTCCGGAAAGGACAGCGCGCTTTCGATGGCGGCGCGGTCTTCGGGGTCGAGCTCATCGAGCACGGCCTGCTGGTCGTCCGCGTCCAGCTCCTCGATGATCGCGACGGCGTCATCGGTTTCCAGCTGGCCGGCAAGACCCGCAACGCGCGAGGGCGGCAGCGCCTCGATAATGTCGTCGCGGACATAGTCGTTGACCTCGGCCAGCACCTCGGCGCTGACAAGATCGCCGATGGCGAGCGCCAGCGCGGCGCGTTCGTCATTCGGCACGATCTCGAACAGATCGGCGATGTCGGCATTATGGAGCTGCTCGACGAGCGCATAGGTCGTCTCGCGCTCACCATCATCCAGCGATTCGAGCACACTGGAGACGAAGCTGGGGGTCAGCCGATTGTCCTCGTCATGCGTCTCAACATTTTCTTCGGCTTCGCGTTCATCGGGAAGCATATCAGCGGTATCAGCCATGGCGCTCCCCTCTGTTCGCGGTATCCGGTATGGGCGTGCAGCCTAAACACGCACCGATGCTGCATTGCAATGGCGGCGAATAGCCGCGCGGCATGGGCGCGCTTGCGGGAACGGGTGGCGCTCTGGCGCGCTAGTGCCTAGATCGCACGCGAAACAAACCGAAGGAACATTGCGAAATGGCAGACGAAACCCTCACGCTTGAACTCGACGGTGGCCCGGTGGTCATCAAGCTGCGCCCCGATCTCGCGCCCAAGCATGTCGAGCGTATCACCGATCTGGCCAAGGAAGGCTTTTACGACGGCGTGGTTTTCCACCGCGTGATCCCGGGTTTCATGGCGCAGGGCGGCGATCCTACCGGCACCGGCACCAGCGGTTCGGACAAGCCGAACCTGCCCGCCGAGTTCAGCAAGGAACCGCATGTGCGCGGCACCTGCTCGATGGCCCGCACGATGGATCCGAACAGCGCGAACAGCCAGTTCTTCATCTGCTTCGACGATGCCCGCTTCCTGGACGGTCAGTACACCGTTTGGGGCGAAGTGGAGAGCGGCATGGAACATGTTGACGCGCTCCCTAAGGGTGAGCCGCCGGCCAATCCGGGTGCGATCAAGAGCGCAAAGGTGGGCTGAGAAAACTTCTCAGAAATAGAAAAGGGCCGGGGCGAAAGCTTCCGGCCTTTTTTATATCTCCGCTCTCACCAGCCAATCGTGGAAGACGCGCACGGCGCGGCGTTCCAGGGCACGGG is part of the Novosphingopyxis iocasae genome and encodes:
- a CDS encoding peptidylprolyl isomerase, which encodes MADETLTLELDGGPVVIKLRPDLAPKHVERITDLAKEGFYDGVVFHRVIPGFMAQGGDPTGTGTSGSDKPNLPAEFSKEPHVRGTCSMARTMDPNSANSQFFICFDDARFLDGQYTVWGEVESGMEHVDALPKGEPPANPGAIKSAKVG